A stretch of the Geovibrio thiophilus genome encodes the following:
- a CDS encoding molybdopterin-binding protein, which produces MKKISIDNAEGQVLAYDITEVSLEKKIKNRAFKRGHVIRAGDIEYMKNLGRRNIFVMDGNDTDVHEDDAARIAAPLAAGENITYDKETSEGKVSFYAETDGIFHVDREKLLAVNSLEIPSMPTLHDGFPVKKGAQVAAFRIIPLVCSEELMNSVRGILEKPILSVNPYKITKACILVTGNEVYEGRIKEGFIPKLSAKLNALGVEVVATAIAPDEKEHITGELRKMLEVTDLVLTTGGTSVDPDDVTTDAIKDAGVRIVCKGNPIQPGNNCSIGYIGEKTVVCVPAAALFFHATALDIYLPKILAKETITKEYIANSGHGGLCHFCEKCHYPVCPFGRGGL; this is translated from the coding sequence ATGAAAAAAATCAGCATTGACAATGCGGAAGGTCAGGTTCTCGCATATGACATCACAGAAGTAAGCTTAGAGAAAAAAATAAAGAACCGTGCCTTCAAACGGGGGCATGTCATCCGCGCGGGTGACATAGAGTACATGAAAAACCTCGGGCGGAGAAATATCTTCGTAATGGACGGAAACGACACGGATGTTCATGAGGACGACGCGGCACGCATAGCAGCTCCTCTCGCCGCGGGGGAGAATATCACCTACGATAAGGAAACCAGCGAAGGCAAGGTATCTTTCTATGCCGAAACTGACGGCATATTCCATGTGGACAGGGAGAAGCTGCTGGCGGTGAACAGCCTTGAAATTCCCTCAATGCCTACCCTCCATGACGGATTTCCGGTTAAAAAAGGCGCTCAGGTAGCCGCTTTCAGGATAATCCCCCTCGTATGCAGCGAAGAGCTTATGAACTCCGTTCGGGGCATCCTCGAAAAACCGATTTTAAGCGTTAATCCTTATAAAATAACTAAAGCCTGTATACTCGTCACCGGAAATGAAGTTTACGAAGGGCGCATCAAGGAGGGCTTCATACCGAAGCTTTCAGCCAAGCTCAATGCGCTGGGCGTGGAAGTGGTCGCCACTGCAATCGCTCCCGATGAGAAAGAACATATAACCGGTGAGCTCAGGAAAATGCTTGAAGTCACTGACCTTGTGCTGACCACAGGCGGAACCAGCGTTGACCCTGATGACGTCACCACAGACGCCATAAAGGACGCAGGGGTGAGAATAGTCTGCAAAGGCAACCCTATCCAGCCGGGCAACAACTGCTCCATAGGCTACATAGGTGAAAAAACCGTTGTCTGCGTGCCTGCGGCGGCTCTGTTCTTCCATGCGACAGCTCTGGATATTTATCTGCCCAAAATACTTGCAAAAGAAACGATAACGAAAGAATATATTGCAAATTCCGGTCACGGCGGTCTGTGTCACTTCTGCGAGAAGTGCCATTACCCCGTCTGTCCGTTCGGGAGGGGCGGCTTATGA